A stretch of Lathyrus oleraceus cultivar Zhongwan6 chromosome 6, CAAS_Psat_ZW6_1.0, whole genome shotgun sequence DNA encodes these proteins:
- the LOC127090985 gene encoding uncharacterized protein LOC127090985: MAGIDVAKFGHSPVHKAVILKDYGELKRILGGLPKLCNVAEIRSEAVSNLEEEKADVISAVIDRRDVPNRDTPLHLAVKLGDEVAAEMLMVVGADWSLQNEQGWSALQEAICSREERIAKIIIKHYQPLAWAKWCRRLPRLVATMRRMRDFYMEITFNFESSVIPFISRIAPSDTYKIWKRGANLRADMTLAGFDGFRIQRSDQSVLFLGDGSEDGKVQPGSLCMISHKEKEVLNALDDAAFAANDEEVQQEVAAMSKTNIFRPGIDVTQAVLLPQLTWRRQEKTEMVGPWKAKVYDMHNVVVSIKSRGVPGAMTDDELFSTCNENETESEELNDILTEDERRQLEDALKLDSSEQNNDSDEVIIPHRQSFRDIPIEDASGSTSGENKHEKKGWFGGWRKKDSKHEIASKKFVPPRNSLCAEEKVSDLLGDSPSTNQIKPGRHSVEVVVRGDEQRRKKEAKASSANSDSRNRHKDGSRENEYKKGLRPILWLSPNFPLKIEELLPLLDIVANKVKAIRRLRELLTTKLPMGTFPVKVAIPVVPTIRVLVTFTKFEELQPLDEFATPPSSPSASGEESPTTTNLPASSWFQWIKAPYRPSSSAAGSSSRIENTPDPFAIPPDYTWVTAEEKKKKMLEKNKSKKGKSHKQ, from the exons ATGGCAGGGATTGATGTTGCAAAGTTTGGTCATAGTCCTGTTCATAAGGCTGTAATTTTGAAGGATTATGGTGAGCTCAAGAGGATACTTGGGGGTTTACCTAAGCTGTGTAATGTGGCGGAGATTCGTTCCGAGGCTGTTTCGAATTTAGAGGAGGAGAAGGCGGATGTCATTTCGGCTGTCATTGATAGGCGTGATGTGCCGAATCGTGATACCCCTCTTCACTTGGCTGTGAAATTAGGGGACGAAGTGGCGGCGGAGATGCTTATGGTTGTTGGTGCAGATTGGAGTTTGCAGAATGAACAAGGGTGGAGTGCTCTTCAAGAAGCTATTTGCAGCCGGGAAGAGCGTATTGCCAAGATTATTATTAAGCATTATCAGCCTCTGGCATGGGCGAAATGGTGTAGACGGTTGCCTCGTTTGGTAGCGACCATGCGAAGGATGAGAGACTTTTATATGGAGATTACATTCAATTTCGAGAGTTCTGTGATTCCGTTCATTTCAAGGATTGCACCTTCGGATACTTACAAGATTTGGAAAAGGGGTGCGAATCTAAGGGCTGACATGACTTTGGCTGGTTTTGACGGTTTTAGAATTCAGAGATCGGATCAAAGTGTTCTTTTTCTTGGTGATGGTTCTGAGGATGGGAAAGTACAGCCTGGATCACTCTGCATGATCTCACACAAGGAAAAAGAGGTTCTGAATGCTCTAGATGATGCGGCCTTTGCGGCAAACGACGAAGAAGTTCAGCAAGAAGTGGCTGCAATGTCTAAAACAAATATATTTAGGCCCGGGATTGATGTTACTCAGGCAGTTCTTTTGCCTCAGTTGACTTGGAGGCGGCAGGAGAAAACAGAAATGGTAGGACCTTGGAAAGCTAAGGTGTATGATATGCACAATGTTGTTGTAAGTATAAAATCTAGAGGAGTTCCTGGAGCTATGACAGACGACGAGTTATTCTCGACTTGCAATGAAAATGAAACTGAGAGTGAAGAACTTAATGATATTTTGACTGAAGATGAAAGAAGACAGTTGGAGGATGCACTTAAATTGGATTCATCAGAGCAGAACAATGATAGTGATGAGGTGATCATTCCACATCGTCAAAGCTTTAGGGATATTCCTATTGAAGACGCGAGCGGTAGCACTAGTGGAGAAAATAAGCACGAAAAGAAAGGATGGTTTGGCGGATGGAGAAAAAAAGATTCTAAGCATGAAATAGCATCAAAAAAGTTTGTGCCACCAAGAAATTCTCTTTGCGCAGAAGAAAAGGTTAGCGATTTGTTGGGAGATTCTCCTTCGACAAATCAGATTAAGCCAGGAAGACATTCTGTTGAGGTAGTTGTGAGGGGTGATGAGCAGCGGAGGAAAAAAGAGGCCAAAGCTTCTTCTGCAAATTCTGATAGCAGAAATCGTCACAAGGATGGAAGCCGTGAAAATGAATATAAGAAAGGGTTGAGGCCTATTCTTTGGCTTTCCCCAAACTTTCCATTAAAAATTGAAGAACTCTTGCCATTGCTAGACATTGTTGCAAACAAAGTTAAAGCCATTCGGCGTTTAAGAGAACTCCTTACAACAAAACTTCCAATGGGAACTTTTCCTGTTAAG GTTGCGATTCCGGTGGTTCCCACCATTAGAGTATTGGTTACTTTTACAAAATTTGAAGAACTACAGCCATTAGACGAGTTTGCAACGCCACCGTCAAGTCCATCTGCGTCCGGCGAAGAGAGTCCTACGACAACAAATTTGCCGGCTTCGTCTTGGTTTCAGTGGATAAAGGCTCCATACCGCCCTAGTTCATCTGCGGCAGGTTCCAGCAGTAGGATAGAAAATACTCCAGACCCATTTGCAATTCCTCCAGATTATACTTGGGTGACTGcggaagaaaagaagaaaaagatgcTAGAGAAGAACAAATCAAAGAAAGGGAAAAGTCATAAACAATGA